ttgacaatagttcaacaaaacgagacgtgccttatataaggattcatttactcggttggtaatatttaaaagtttactttatcagtctcgtaaacaagttgtttaaatcttaattgtagattcaaaagcaatttcaattaacgtcaaacataattcagttgatcatatcttttaatccgttcatcgaaactattcgatatctaaatgaaaagttattgatttttcgtcagctttccaaaaacatgtatatcatataccttttaccagtaatatatgtatttaattagtgattcattataaactgttacaacgacgaaatttagcatacaagcatatataaatatatatactcgagcactagacatggatacataattaatatataaaagataagatatgagtgcttacgtatcagtattgagattcaatattgtaggaaagtacgtagacgtaacggagatgataaacactaggtttgattcacaaatatacccccgaacattacacataacctccttggcaataacccataatttccttagctctatcccgcttgaaaaccattttgaaagtgacatgctcataacctcgtcgtagtattttatgtataatactaattaataatattaataataataagattaataataagattaataataataataataataataataataataataataataataataataataataataataataataataaatacggagtaatatataatttagagaaagaagtgtgaaaactgagcaatttatagaaccttttctgaaaaagtaccccatgcgatcgcatgggatttgtgcttcaaggccatgcgatcgcatggccctctaatccagctcacaaacttttaactttttgtttgtcgacataattttatataatatatataatatatttaatttatataattaattatatattatattaaattcacatgcatagttgacttgtaattttcgttccgatgactcgtacgttgtcactcgacttatgttccgattccggtttctcgaacgcattttcgtacgcttagaaaactcgcaatttacgttttgtgactcgtacctttgtcaaaatatagtcttaaatgatcaataaactatatcattcaaagtgtatcttaaactttcgaggggGGTGGGGGTTATGGTCAACCAAAAGAGGGGTTGTGTTTCCGTGCCTTGAGAAGCTTGTTATTAACAAATGTCCAAATCTGGTCGAAGTATCAATCGAAGCACTGCCTTCGCTAAGTCATCTTGAAATAAAGGAGTGTCTTCACGATGTGTTGACAAGTTTAATTCGTGCAGCTTCATCGGTCACAGAGTTAATACTAGGTTGTATTTCAGGTCTTACTGATGATGTGTTCATGAGAGGTTTTGGAGATCATCTGAGGGAACTTGAAAAGGTAATCATCTCGTCATGTGATGGGATAAGATGCTTGTGGGTATCAGAAGCAAAGGCAAGCGTGGTTCTTGAGAGTTTAAGGGAGTTGGAAGTACGAAATTGTGATAATTTGATAAGTCTTGGAGAGAGAGTGgaggaggatgatgatgatgatgacgacaaGAGTGGAAGCAATCACTTTGCATCTCTTATAGAGTTGGAAATAGGGAGTTGTAAGAGTATTGAGCGTTGTAGTTGTCCAAACAACATTGAGAGATTGAGTATTTGGGGATGTGATTCAATTAGAGACGTTTCTTTTTCATCGGGAGGAGGGCAGACTCTCAAGTCAATTTATATTGATGGATGTAACAAAGTAATGAAAAAGGAGTTGGGAGGAGGATATGAAGGAGGAGACAAGACTCAGATgtttatcaacaacaacaacaacaacaatacaggGATGCCATCGCTTGAATATCTATATATCACACGTTTTCCACATCTGAAAATCATCGTTGAATTGAATTGCTTCCTTCATATCACCAATTTAATAATAAATGATTGTGAAAGTTTGGAGTCAATACCTGATGTACAACTGCCGAAACTCATCTTCTTAACACATCTGGTAATTTACAACTGTCCAAGTTTGGGTGTTTCATTTCCTGGTGGGCTTTGGCCTCCTAAATTGCAAAACTTAATAATAGGTAAGTTGAAGAAGCCGATATCAGAGTGGGGCCCACAGGAATTCCCACCCTCACTTGTTGAACTAACCTTATATGGTGGGGGATCGTCAGGAAATGAGGATGATgcgagtattattattagtgatgaccATTTGTATTGTCTTCTTCCATCGTCTCTCACCTCTCTCCATATAGAAGATTTGAAGGAAATGGAAACAATATCAAAGGGACTGCAACACCTCACATCCCTCAAACATCTTGAAATTCAAGACTGCCCAAAGATTAAACATATCTTATTTCCATCATCTCTTACTTCTCTCCGGATACAAGATTTGAAGGAATTGGAAACAATTTCAAAGGGACTGCAACACCTCACCTCCCTCCAACATCTTGAAATTCAAGACTGCCCAAAGATGAAAGATCTACCGAAAATGCAGTTGAGTTCACTTCTCAGTTTGAGAATCATTGGTTGCCCGAAGCTGAAAAAAAGGCATATCAAAAGTAATAGTAAAGAATCCTACAACTACATGCCCCTAATCTCCCATATCCCCGAAATCGACATACGGGATGAATAATGTGGGTTTGGTGTTTATTAGTACCGGTGTGTCATTCCCGTCACCTAAAATACTAAGCTTCGAAAGTATGAAGAGGTAGACGCATGCTGGACGATTCATCGAGTGTGTCAGGTATGATTTGTTTACTTTTGACCCACCATTTCATTATATCATGCATGTAATCAATCACCAAATCATTATATGTAATCAAATTATTTTTTAACAGAAACTCTGAATTGGTTATTTGGTAAGTCCATATACACTGGAATTTTTTTCTTGTTTTCAAGATTACCAAACAAATACTCATTTCCGATATTCCATCATTGATTTATCCGCTTCTTTGATCATATCACATGATTCTCACTTTATCATATCACATGTTTCTCTTTGTAGCTCAACGGTTGTGGTGTAGATACAGTGCTGAAACTGCTGCTGTAGGGGATCTAATATTCATGGTTTACGGGAGGTATGACCTGTCTATACTTTCTAGTCTCCTACTTTGTATATAATCTGAGGAATAATTCTCATATATTGTATTCTAAAAATATCAACTAAGCAGAAAACTTATGTCAATTACTTAAGTAAACAGGTAAATAATAGGGCGGCTGGACCCAGTCCAGTCCAACCAAACCTGCTTTGACCTTACTCAAACACTTCTAATTTTCCACCTTTGATTGACTCGTGCTATTATGGTTAACATGCAGGACACCAAGCAAAGGAGTTGAATACTTGGTTGAGGTGTCAGCAGCAGATGGTGAGGCCATTGCAATAACTCGTGCTGCTGCAAGCAAACGCACGTCAGTCAAATGCAGAAGTTGACCTGTCAGATTGGGATCGTGAAGAGAAGACTATTTCTAGCGACCACGAATCTGATGTTGTAACTGATTCTGAACAAGCTGTTGTGATATGAGTCTGGTCTATCATCTATATTTAAATGATAATTGATGTTtaagtttggaactgaaaaattggAAAAGTCATGGTGGGATATATTTGGATCTAGCGGTGTTGGAAACTCACGTTGATTAGATTATTGATAATTTGGTTGCTTAGTGAGCATGAGTTTGTTACTGGTGATAATTTGTGCATAGTTATAATTTGAGGAATATGTTATGTGGCCATTTAGTAGTTGTAGTATTTTCCCTACTGGATTGATTTATTATTGTCTACCAAGCTCTATGTTAATATAGCTCTTGATTTATTATTGTCTACCAAGCTCTATGGTTTGTTACTGGTGATAATTTGTCTAGAATAGATGTTTTTACTGGTTCTCACTTACCAAAAATGTTTATTAACTAGTCAAATTTGAGAAAAATTGTGACCAGAGCTGATGCCAAAACTCTTAATGGGTACATTTTGGATGTAGTCTTGCTAAAAGTGAAAGGTATAATTTGGAGTGTATCTTTTAGTGAGAACGAGTGATCTTAGTGATTCTTGTTCAGAACAAGTGATCTTAAAAATCTTTGTTGTGATCTCATTCTTAATGGCTCCTTATGACTTATGAGGACAGCTCTTCGTCGATTTTCAAGATATCTATACTTTCTATTAAAGCATGATGACATCATAAAAATGTTATTTCCTTTGTTAATAAAATGAAAATTAATCTAAGCATGGTGGATTATATCATTaacctaaataattttgaattaaatctatactttttattaaagttttaaaatgatgacatcataaaaaAAGTTATTTCCtttgttaaaaaaatcaaaaaaagaaaatgaaaaaaaattttaagcatggtgggtgatattATTAacctaaataattttaaattaaaataaatcttattaattattttaatgatgtcattaataaaaattatcCAAATTTTAAAAAATTCAAAATAAAGAGAAAAATTCTAAACCTCATGATGACGTCAtcaaaataattaattgtatttaataaaaatattaacatattaattgtataatactatatctctttacgggattaattactatatatgtatgcgaaatatgtctcaataaaatgttgtaatgtaggcttttatgacaaagaaaatagtaattgtgatgtctctagcctaaataattttgaattaaaataaaATCTTATTAATTATTTTGATGATGTCACATATAAGGATTATCCAAATTTAAAAAAGAATATAGAAATAACGAGAAAAATTCTAAGCTCATGATGATGTCATCAAAATAATCAATTGTATTTAAAAAGCAGGTGGccagccgcgcgttgcggcggccacCTTAAAAAGGCGTTTATGTACAACGGGCATAATTGTGCGTAATATAATGTCTACATATATCGCATTGTTGTTTTCTACATAATTGTAGAGTAGTTAATTTAACACATCTGTTACAATAGTGCAATATCTATCCACAGGAAAAAAATAAACCGAAAGGCGGGGCGACACAACCCTCAACCAAAACAATTTCTGCATACCACTTTCTCCATGCTAAAGATGCAACGTACATGATTAGGCTTATGATTACCTTACAGTAAAACTAATTCCGATGATGATGAAAGGAAGCAAAAAATGGATAGATCAAACTTATTGCAAAATGGGAAAACATAAGTTTATATATGATATTGAAAATGAACAAATAACAAAGACTTTACCTCAATTTCGGTGTACGCCTATTCATGAGGACCCCAAGGTACCAGTTGAGGAAGAGGATGGGGTATAACATGTAACATCCAGCACATTCTGACCGTCGCTCCTTCTATAGTCGTGTCATATACCAAATACATTATCGATTATTCGTGATTCAGATAACGTGTTTGGAACACCCTGCTGGTCAAAAAAAATACTcaaagttatataaatattaaacattaaaCATTTATAGTATATTATGCTTACCTACGTATTGTTGTTGAGCCAATGGGACCAACGGGATGGCGTCATTTCTCGAGTGTTGATCATGGCAGCCTTTAAGGATAAGAAACAGTCCATTTGTTAATGTAAAAcaaacacaataaaaaaatatacgtatagctAATAACATCAAAACAATAAAATAACCACACGGGTCGACCCATACATACAAAGTTACGTACTACTAATTGATATAGAGATACCAATAATGCAAACTGCACATCTTAAGATTTtcctataaatataactataatttcAATTTGTATATGTATTACCTCAAAAACCAACACATTATCAGGATCTAAAACCGATAATGTCGATAACTGAAATAGTTCTTCGACGATATAGTGACCATGAAAATGCCATCTACCGACCAAAGCAATGTACTAAAATATGGCTTTTTTAttaacacatatttttttttaccaaaatGACACTGAATTAGTTACATAAATCAATAAAAAGGATACCAAAATACCCTATGATTACTCATTCTATATGCTGTGCAGATTCTGTTATTTGCAAATTGTAACAATTGAACATCATCacctatacttacatatatattcattttaaaaataTCAGTTGAACTCAACCTGGGAAAGCCAACATATTAAATACCAAGTCGATAAACAATCGCATATATTTGCATACCATTTACTACATAAAAAACAACATAacattaaaaagaaaaaagaaaaaataaaaataaaaaaaaaataatcaaaagCATAAAACAAACTTACTGTACGATGTCGTTAAGCGCAACTAAAGAAATAAGCCACAAAAGCAAAACGCAAGGCACTCCTAACATAAGAACATTTAATAGAAATCCACAACATTctataaagacgataacaaactgcAGAAAACCCAAGTGTCCGATGCCCCTATGACTGATCTAATTAAATACGGAGTAGTAACATATATAGCAAATATCTTATAGCGTCTGCTGTAATGGATGGTTTAGGTCGAGAAAACATATTTTACAGAATATGCAACAATGGTTACGA
This genomic window from Rutidosis leptorrhynchoides isolate AG116_Rl617_1_P2 chromosome 2, CSIRO_AGI_Rlap_v1, whole genome shotgun sequence contains:
- the LOC139889797 gene encoding uncharacterized protein; the encoded protein is MINKLYHSKCILNFRGGWGLWSTKRGVVFPCLEKLVINKCPNLVEVSIEALPSLSHLEIKECLHDVLTSLIRAASSVTELILGCISGLTDDVFMRGFGDHLRELEKVIISSCDGIRCLWVSEAKASVVLESLRELEVRNCDNLISLGERVEEDDDDDDDKSGSNHFASLIELEIGSCKSIERCSCPNNIERLSIWGCDSIRDVSFSSGGGQTLKSIYIDGCNKVMKKELGGGYEGGDKTQMFINNNNNNNTGMPSLEYLYITRFPHLKIIVELNCFLHITNLIINDCESLESIPDVQLPKLIFLTHLVIYNCPSLGVSFPGGLWPPKLQNLIIGKLKKPISEWGPQEFPPSLVELTLYGGGSSGNEDDASIIISDDHLYCLLPSSLTSLHIEDLKEMETISKGLQHLTSLKHLEIQDCPKIKHILFPSSLTSLRIQDLKELETISKGLQHLTSLQHLEIQDCPKMKDLPKMQLSSLLSLRIIGCPKLKKRHIKTQRLWCRYSAETAAVGDLIFMVYGRTPSKGVEYLVEVSAADGEAIAITRAAASKRTADAKTLNGYILDVVLLKVKGIIWSVSFSENE